In Bacteroidota bacterium, a single window of DNA contains:
- a CDS encoding glucose 1-dehydrogenase: MKDKVAIVTGGARDIGRQVSLKLAAAGVKVCVNYFGNKALADETIQLIKNNAGDAIAVYGDMTKTADVKKLVDTCIEKYGSVIHILVNVAGGIMGRKVLADLSEDFWDSVIDVNLKSVYLATKEVVPHMTSGGAIVNFSSQAARDGGGFGALAYATSKGGVLTLTRGLAKELGPKGIRVNCVSPGMINTTFHDTFTKPEVRTNVAAATPLRREGKAEEVGDLAFYLASDASSFINGESVEINGGTYFA, encoded by the coding sequence ATGAAAGATAAAGTTGCAATTGTAACCGGCGGTGCCAGGGATATCGGCAGGCAGGTTTCATTAAAGCTGGCAGCAGCAGGAGTAAAAGTTTGTGTCAATTATTTTGGCAATAAAGCATTAGCTGATGAAACAATTCAGCTTATTAAGAACAATGCGGGAGATGCAATTGCGGTGTATGGTGATATGACAAAAACTGCTGATGTAAAAAAACTGGTTGATACCTGTATTGAAAAGTATGGCTCAGTCATTCATATTCTTGTAAATGTTGCAGGCGGTATCATGGGAAGAAAAGTATTGGCTGATCTAAGTGAGGATTTCTGGGATTCAGTAATTGATGTTAACCTGAAATCTGTTTATCTCGCGACTAAAGAAGTGGTTCCTCATATGACTTCAGGCGGTGCAATTGTAAATTTTTCTTCACAGGCAGCAAGAGACGGCGGTGGTTTCGGTGCATTGGCTTATGCAACATCGAAAGGTGGTGTGCTTACATTGACGAGAGGGCTTGCAAAAGAGTTAGGTCCAAAAGGAATACGTGTTAACTGCGTTTCACCTGGTATGATCAATACTACATTCCACGACACATTTACAAAACCTGAGGTTAGAACAAATGTTGCTGCTGCTACACCATTGCGCAGAGAAGGTAAGGCTGAAGAAGTAGGTGATCTTGCTTTTTACTTAGCCAGTGATGCTTCTTCATTTATTAATGGAGAGAGTGTTGAAATTAACGGTGGTACTTATTTCGCATAA
- a CDS encoding alginate lyase family protein, translating to MLRLPVVLLLMISCLLSSAQQHPVTFFTKAEAAEVKRNIAVYPLLSQSYSNLKKQVDEYVGKDVDVPFPKDPAGGYTHDKHKSNYTLMFNSGILYNLTGDKRYATLVKEMFLKYAVLNPTLKNHPQATSSSPGRIFWQALNDANWLVYTGMAYDLIYNSLSPVERKTIEEGAFKPEVDYFTKDLNKWFDLLHNHAVWACAGVGIVGIATNNQDYIDMALYGTKKNKKKGFLAQMDNLFSPDGYYTEGPYYVRYAILPYMLFANALNNTSPSLKIFDYRNKILQKALMTCLQQTNTNGSFFPLNDAIKDKDYTTNELITAINIAWPVYGGDQGLLTVAKKQNKVMLNKGGVLVAAALAKNKNISAFYPYKTIESKDGVNGDEGGVSIFRNGIDDDLTSLIFKYTSQGMGHGHFDKLNINLFDQGNEILQDYGSARFVGIEQKYGGRYLPENTAYASQTIAHNTIIVDETSHFSGDGDIGEKFHSQKLFSDTKNPALLVAAAEENNAYKNIHLQRNLYMVQLPEGKKMIIDIFNTSANELHQYDLPFQYNGQFIATSFKYTPATKKQETLGTKNGYQFIWKEAEASVNEGTVQFTFLNNSTYYSISSLVQDSAKLFFARTGANDPDFNLRREPSYIIRKKAASPSFINVIEIHGKFDTVNEYSSNAYPSVKKINLLKQDNEFTVAEILLNDKSLVVVQCNKDFKAGNKHTVNAGGKNFEWTGPYSVLYNGKELK from the coding sequence ATGCTTCGATTGCCAGTTGTCTTATTATTAATGATTTCCTGTTTGCTGTCTTCTGCACAACAGCACCCGGTTACATTTTTTACCAAAGCAGAAGCAGCTGAGGTAAAAAGAAATATTGCAGTGTATCCATTACTATCTCAGTCATATAGCAATTTAAAAAAACAAGTAGATGAGTATGTAGGCAAAGATGTCGATGTTCCCTTTCCAAAAGATCCTGCAGGCGGTTATACTCATGATAAACATAAGTCCAACTATACGCTGATGTTTAACAGTGGTATTTTATACAACCTGACCGGCGATAAAAGATATGCAACACTGGTAAAAGAAATGTTTTTAAAATATGCTGTATTAAATCCAACATTAAAAAATCATCCTCAGGCTACCAGCAGTTCACCCGGAAGAATTTTCTGGCAGGCATTAAATGACGCAAATTGGTTGGTATATACAGGCATGGCTTATGATCTTATTTACAATTCACTATCACCAGTAGAAAGAAAAACCATTGAGGAAGGTGCTTTTAAACCTGAAGTAGATTATTTCACAAAGGATTTGAATAAATGGTTTGATCTTTTGCATAATCATGCTGTATGGGCATGTGCAGGTGTAGGAATTGTAGGCATTGCTACTAATAACCAGGATTATATTGATATGGCTTTGTATGGGACAAAGAAGAATAAGAAAAAAGGTTTCCTGGCACAGATGGATAATCTTTTTTCGCCAGATGGATATTATACAGAAGGGCCCTATTATGTACGGTATGCCATTCTTCCATATATGCTTTTTGCGAATGCGCTGAATAATACAAGTCCATCTTTAAAAATATTTGACTACCGGAATAAAATTCTTCAAAAGGCATTGATGACTTGTTTACAGCAGACCAATACTAATGGCTCATTCTTTCCTTTGAATGATGCGATAAAAGATAAAGATTATACTACGAACGAATTAATTACAGCAATAAATATAGCCTGGCCGGTATATGGGGGGGATCAGGGTTTACTTACAGTTGCCAAAAAGCAAAACAAGGTTATGCTTAACAAGGGCGGCGTATTAGTTGCAGCAGCTCTTGCAAAAAACAAAAATATCTCTGCATTCTATCCATATAAAACTATCGAAAGTAAAGATGGTGTGAACGGCGATGAAGGCGGTGTGAGTATTTTCAGGAATGGTATAGATGACGATTTAACAAGTTTGATATTTAAATATACATCGCAGGGAATGGGGCATGGACATTTTGATAAATTAAATATTAATCTTTTTGACCAGGGAAATGAAATACTGCAGGATTATGGTTCTGCACGTTTTGTGGGTATTGAGCAAAAGTATGGCGGCAGGTATTTGCCGGAAAACACAGCCTATGCTTCACAAACAATTGCACATAACACAATTATAGTTGATGAGACAAGTCATTTTAGTGGTGATGGAGATATCGGAGAAAAATTTCATTCACAAAAATTGTTTTCCGATACAAAAAACCCGGCATTACTTGTTGCTGCAGCGGAAGAAAATAATGCTTATAAAAATATTCATCTCCAGCGTAACTTATATATGGTTCAGTTACCAGAAGGCAAAAAAATGATCATAGATATTTTTAATACATCAGCGAATGAACTTCATCAATACGATCTTCCTTTTCAATATAACGGACAATTCATAGCCACTTCATTTAAATATACACCAGCAACAAAGAAACAGGAAACGCTGGGTACAAAAAATGGGTACCAATTTATCTGGAAAGAGGCTGAAGCATCAGTCAATGAAGGAACTGTTCAATTCACTTTCTTAAATAACAGTACCTATTATTCTATTTCATCACTTGTACAGGATTCGGCAAAATTATTTTTTGCCAGGACCGGTGCGAATGATCCAGATTTCAATTTAAGACGAGAGCCTTCATATATTATCCGGAAGAAAGCCGCAAGTCCATCCTTTATCAACGTAATTGAAATACATGGCAAGTTTGACACGGTAAATGAATATTCATCGAATGCATACCCCTCAGTTAAGAAAATAAACCTGTTAAAACAGGATAATGAGTTTACAGTAGCTGAAATTTTATTAAATGACAAGAGCTTGGTTGTAGTTCAATGTAATAAAGATTTCAAAGCAGGAAATAAACATACCGTAAATGCCGGCGGTAAAAATTTTGAATGGACAGGGCCCTATTCAGTTTTATATAACGGGAAAGAATTGAAATAA
- a CDS encoding cupin domain-containing protein, which translates to MKTNEAEKVFIENASVEWENVDKGMRRKIMAYDDKLMVVKVEFETGGIGTLHQHYHSQITHVESGVFEVEIGDEKKILRAGDAFYIPSNVMHGAVCLEAGVLIDVFSPMREDFIK; encoded by the coding sequence ATGAAGACAAATGAAGCGGAAAAAGTATTTATAGAAAATGCGAGTGTCGAATGGGAAAATGTTGATAAAGGCATGAGAAGAAAGATCATGGCTTATGATGATAAGCTGATGGTAGTAAAAGTGGAATTTGAAACTGGTGGCATTGGGACTTTGCACCAGCATTATCATTCCCAAATTACTCATGTGGAAAGCGGTGTGTTTGAAGTGGAGATAGGTGATGAGAAGAAGATCCTGAGGGCGGGTGATGCATTCTATATTCCTTCCAATGTTATGCACGGTGCTGTATGCCTTGAAGCCGGGGTATTAATTGATGTCTTTAGTCCTATGAGGGAAGATTTTATTAAATAA
- a CDS encoding TonB-dependent receptor: MKQIRCLLLLLPMLILITSAFAQNKEITGKVIDQSTGLPLNGVSILSDNNKVGVKTKEDGTFSISVGTATKSLVFSFIGYASQNIPVEGKTNINVSMVTEATEQAEVVVIGYGTQKKSNVTGAVSKYKNEKMDQSPVSRLDQALQGRIAGVQVQNISSEAGAAPKISIRGISSVNAGASPLIVIDGQPIPDGLGYINLADVESVEVLKDAASAAIYGSRGASGVILVTTKSGKSEKPKYNFRYSIGRKEDYKRYDIMTTTEYTNLLFSEAAYKATDPSITPPTGTAIASNAERAAYIIETTMMGGEGTDWQKESLRPGMFQNLQLSASGGKKDTRYFISGGYQRDEGMMYKSDFEKFNLRTKMNVDLSNRVKISMNLNPSYTRRESPSENLTNFYRYPSFIPVYHNALTAANVNQIPQWANIRPGDFAQPRHFSAIAYSGTMPDGSTWGPTVADPFSSAQNTPKSSTLNQDNKSNEYRLQAAGDISVNIIPGLDFKSLASVYVNYTTALNWANRNATADGVVNKGVYINNTYMDLLSENTLTYTKKFKEHSFDVLFGFTAQKTNINKDQTTGLDYPSDNIRTLNNATSIDKAGTFGTKNSIGLISYLGRINYSFKSRYLLSASFRADGSSYFGPGNKWGNFPSVSVGWIASEEDFLKNASWLNRLKFRASYGVSGNNRILDFGFLDLLNSANYSFGSNTGTITSGQVTSSTIIGNKDITWESTFQTNFGMDLSIIKNKINLSVDVYKSKTDKLLLQQSSMAFTGVPQFWNNIGSLENKGFELELSTTNFASKNFKWTTSANFSRTRNKILELGKEAYLLNQGERTEVYQNKVGDPLIQFYGFKTDGVWLSQADIDAARARGLTSSLANVFIAGGLKIVDVDGNNIIDNNDRTIIGNPYPDFTWGITNNLSYKGFDLSFMFQGVKGGSLINGDANYNESRRMLRVFNNNRWLSPKFPGDGKTPYSTIGFNWMLTDYVVEDASYFALRDINFGYTLPESAVKFLKMTSLRVYFAAQNLYFNMAKGYRALNPEGRSNGGAYASTLIDGYQRGSFPIPKSFVFGVDINF; the protein is encoded by the coding sequence ATGAAACAAATACGATGCTTGCTGCTGCTGCTGCCAATGCTTATTTTGATTACATCAGCATTTGCTCAAAACAAAGAAATCACCGGTAAGGTGATTGATCAAAGTACCGGACTGCCACTAAATGGAGTTTCCATATTAAGTGATAATAATAAAGTGGGTGTAAAAACAAAAGAGGACGGCACCTTCTCTATTTCTGTCGGAACTGCTACCAAATCACTTGTTTTTTCTTTTATTGGTTATGCTTCGCAGAATATTCCTGTTGAAGGGAAAACAAATATCAATGTTTCGATGGTAACTGAAGCAACGGAACAGGCAGAGGTAGTGGTGATTGGTTATGGTACACAAAAGAAATCAAATGTGACGGGTGCTGTTTCTAAATATAAAAATGAAAAAATGGATCAATCACCTGTATCACGTTTGGACCAGGCACTGCAGGGGAGGATCGCTGGTGTGCAGGTACAGAATATTTCGTCGGAAGCAGGTGCTGCACCAAAGATCAGTATACGGGGTATCAGTTCTGTAAATGCAGGTGCAAGCCCACTTATTGTAATAGATGGTCAACCAATACCAGATGGATTGGGATATATAAACCTTGCTGATGTAGAGTCTGTTGAAGTATTGAAAGATGCAGCTTCAGCAGCTATTTATGGATCAAGAGGTGCAAGTGGAGTTATACTTGTTACAACAAAAAGCGGTAAGTCAGAAAAACCAAAATATAATTTCAGGTACTCAATTGGTAGAAAAGAAGATTATAAGCGTTATGATATTATGACGACTACCGAATACACTAATTTATTATTTAGTGAAGCTGCATACAAAGCAACCGACCCAAGCATAACACCTCCAACTGGTACTGCTATAGCAAGTAATGCAGAAAGGGCAGCTTACATTATAGAAACAACTATGATGGGAGGAGAAGGAACAGACTGGCAGAAAGAATCTTTAAGACCTGGAATGTTTCAAAATTTACAACTAAGTGCATCCGGTGGAAAAAAAGATACCAGGTACTTTATTTCCGGAGGCTATCAGAGAGATGAGGGAATGATGTATAAAAGTGATTTTGAGAAATTTAATTTAAGAACCAAAATGAACGTGGATCTCAGCAATAGGGTAAAAATTTCAATGAATCTAAATCCATCGTATACAAGGAGAGAATCTCCTTCTGAAAATCTGACAAATTTTTATCGCTACCCAAGTTTCATACCGGTATATCATAATGCACTGACGGCTGCAAACGTAAACCAGATACCACAGTGGGCTAATATAAGACCCGGAGATTTCGCACAGCCAAGGCATTTTAGTGCCATAGCATATTCAGGCACTATGCCCGATGGTAGCACCTGGGGGCCAACTGTTGCTGATCCATTCAGCTCAGCTCAAAACACACCAAAGTCTTCTACACTTAACCAGGATAATAAATCCAATGAATACAGGTTACAGGCCGCAGGAGATATTTCTGTTAATATAATACCCGGTTTAGATTTCAAATCGCTTGCAAGTGTTTATGTAAATTATACAACAGCACTCAACTGGGCCAACCGGAATGCAACTGCTGACGGTGTAGTTAATAAAGGTGTTTATATTAACAACACATATATGGATCTCTTATCAGAAAACACATTGACATACACAAAGAAGTTTAAGGAACATTCTTTTGATGTATTATTTGGTTTTACGGCACAAAAAACAAATATAAACAAGGATCAAACGACGGGGTTGGATTATCCGAGTGATAATATAAGGACACTTAATAATGCAACTTCAATAGACAAGGCAGGAACTTTTGGAACTAAAAACTCAATTGGTCTTATCTCTTACCTTGGAAGAATTAATTATAGTTTTAAAAGCAGGTACTTGCTTTCTGCCAGTTTCCGTGCCGACGGCAGTTCTTATTTTGGCCCGGGAAATAAATGGGGGAACTTCCCATCTGTTTCTGTAGGTTGGATAGCTTCTGAAGAAGATTTTTTGAAAAATGCAAGCTGGCTAAACAGGCTTAAGTTCAGGGCCAGTTATGGTGTTTCAGGTAATAACCGGATACTTGATTTCGGCTTCCTTGATCTGTTGAATTCTGCAAACTATTCTTTTGGGTCCAATACGGGCACGATCACTTCCGGACAGGTTACTTCATCTACTATCATAGGTAACAAGGATATTACCTGGGAAAGTACATTCCAGACAAACTTTGGTATGGATCTTTCGATCATAAAAAATAAGATCAATCTTTCAGTTGATGTATATAAATCAAAAACGGATAAATTATTATTACAACAATCTTCTATGGCCTTTACTGGTGTTCCGCAGTTCTGGAATAATATAGGAAGCCTGGAAAATAAAGGGTTTGAGTTGGAGTTGTCCACTACCAATTTTGCTTCAAAAAATTTCAAATGGACAACGTCGGCTAATTTTTCACGTACAAGAAATAAAATTCTTGAGTTAGGCAAAGAAGCATACTTGCTGAACCAGGGAGAAAGAACTGAAGTGTACCAGAATAAAGTTGGCGACCCTTTAATACAGTTCTACGGTTTTAAAACAGATGGCGTATGGCTTTCACAGGCTGATATAGATGCAGCAAGAGCAAGAGGTTTAACCAGTAGCCTGGCGAATGTATTTATAGCCGGTGGACTAAAAATAGTTGATGTAGATGGCAATAATATTATTGATAATAATGACAGAACAATAATCGGCAATCCTTATCCTGATTTTACCTGGGGTATTACAAATAATTTATCTTATAAAGGATTTGATCTGAGTTTTATGTTCCAGGGCGTAAAGGGTGGATCATTGATAAACGGAGATGCTAATTACAATGAATCAAGAAGAATGCTGAGAGTGTTTAATAATAATCGCTGGCTTAGTCCTAAGTTTCCAGGTGATGGAAAAACTCCTTATTCTACAATCGGGTTTAACTGGATGCTGACAGACTATGTTGTTGAGGACGCCTCGTATTTTGCATTGCGTGATATAAACTTTGGTTACACGTTGCCCGAATCAGCTGTCAAATTTTTAAAAATGACTTCATTGCGTGTTTATTTCGCCGCACAAAATCTTTATTTCAATATGGCTAAAGGATACCGGGCACTAAATCCTGAAGGGCGTTCCAATGGCGGCGCCTATGCATCAACTCTTATAGACGGGTATCAAAGAGGAAGTTTTCCAATACCGAAGAGTTTTGTTTTTGGAGTTGATATAAATTTTTAA
- a CDS encoding RagB/SusD family nutrient uptake outer membrane protein has product MKAFKYIILLTGVAVCGCKKTIDLYPQSNLNTATYYSNTSEVNTALTGCYNAMQKPMLEEWTLTELRSDNSIQGVAGSTSTPNRDLSDLDMFFPSTSHAGNYNYWLSTYYNIRNLNIVLNSLGVNYNEAPGTITYDETPFTLADADRKKMASQASFIRAYQYFNLVRLYGGVFLIHEPVSPIDAKSLNRSPKEDIYKLIIADLLNASANGPTAKFAQIPATDLGRANSWSAKALLAKVYLTLNRKTDAATLLQDIITNSGYSLQASYANVFSITTEMNSEILFNVRYKAGGIGLGSTFANSFAPLNSGSAVVNGDGLGLNYPTAELNNLYTATDARKAVNIGVFGSGSSAKLYPKKHISAVAIVRDAENDWPIIRYADVLLMLAEAQGNSTSSIGLINQVRVRAALTPLDPLLINTTALFENALATERRLEFAFENQRWYDLVRFNTTFTTITAEQTLKNHFAVMYPLHYVNYPSPRLTLAEMQALVTPEKMLLPIPQREIDNNTQLVIPQNPGY; this is encoded by the coding sequence ATGAAAGCGTTTAAATATATTATTCTGTTAACCGGGGTTGCAGTTTGCGGCTGTAAAAAAACAATCGACCTGTACCCGCAATCTAATCTTAACACGGCTACATATTATTCAAATACAAGTGAAGTCAACACCGCATTAACCGGTTGCTATAATGCAATGCAAAAACCAATGCTGGAAGAATGGACATTGACGGAACTCCGGAGTGATAATTCTATCCAGGGTGTAGCGGGCAGTACTTCAACACCCAATAGGGATTTAAGCGATCTCGATATGTTTTTCCCGAGTACTTCGCATGCGGGCAATTACAATTACTGGCTCAGTACTTATTATAATATCCGTAATTTAAATATAGTACTTAACAGTCTTGGAGTAAATTATAATGAAGCTCCTGGCACAATTACATATGATGAAACACCATTCACCCTCGCAGATGCTGATCGTAAAAAAATGGCATCACAGGCTTCTTTTATAAGGGCTTATCAATATTTTAACCTGGTGAGATTATATGGTGGTGTTTTCTTAATACATGAGCCTGTTTCACCAATAGATGCAAAAAGTTTAAACCGGAGCCCCAAAGAAGATATTTATAAATTAATAATAGCTGATCTATTAAATGCATCTGCTAACGGGCCTACAGCAAAATTTGCACAGATTCCTGCAACTGATCTGGGAAGGGCAAATAGTTGGAGTGCAAAAGCATTATTGGCCAAAGTTTATCTTACGTTGAACAGGAAAACAGATGCCGCCACATTATTGCAGGATATCATTACAAACAGTGGCTATAGCCTCCAGGCTAGTTATGCGAATGTATTTTCAATTACTACAGAAATGAATTCAGAAATTCTTTTTAACGTTCGTTATAAGGCCGGGGGAATTGGACTGGGTTCTACTTTTGCAAATTCATTTGCCCCATTAAATAGTGGTTCTGCCGTTGTAAATGGTGATGGCCTTGGATTAAATTATCCAACTGCAGAGTTAAATAATTTGTATACGGCCACCGATGCAAGAAAGGCAGTAAATATTGGTGTATTCGGAAGTGGCAGCTCAGCAAAACTGTATCCCAAAAAACATATTTCTGCAGTAGCTATAGTTAGAGATGCAGAAAATGACTGGCCGATAATCAGGTATGCGGATGTGTTACTGATGCTTGCGGAAGCCCAGGGAAACTCCACTTCTAGTATTGGTTTAATAAACCAGGTTCGGGTAAGAGCGGCGCTTACACCATTAGATCCATTATTAATAAACACGACAGCATTATTTGAAAATGCTCTTGCAACAGAAAGAAGACTTGAATTTGCTTTTGAAAATCAGCGGTGGTATGATCTAGTAAGGTTTAATACAACGTTCACTACTATTACGGCAGAACAAACATTAAAAAATCATTTCGCAGTAATGTATCCGTTGCATTATGTTAATTATCCATCACCGAGGCTAACGTTAGCGGAAATGCAGGCTTTAGTAACTCCGGAAAAAATGCTGTTGCCTATTCCTCAGAGAGAGATTGATAATAATACACAATTGGTAATTCCACAAAATCCCGGCTATTGA
- a CDS encoding alpha/beta hydrolase — MNKAYLAILIFLSPFCIKAQTNADTTYKPVEYPAGYTAQLNAVYTRVNDWEGKMDIYFTSKEKKPTPVVINIHGGGWNHGEKESQTGFNTFFKEGFAVANIEYRLTGQATAPAAIEDTRCALIYLIKNAKELNIDVNKIVIMGGSSGGHLALMGGLLGNDHRFDTNCPGVENIKVAAIIDKYGITDVWDWGYGKILTSKSAITWLGAKAKDETFARSVSPINYITKDSPPVFIVHGDADPIVPYQQSVDLHKKLMDAGVKTEFITVKGGLHGKFEQEKNSEINKAIISFIKSLKNFD; from the coding sequence ATGAATAAAGCATACCTGGCTATACTGATTTTTCTTTCGCCGTTTTGTATAAAGGCTCAAACAAATGCAGACACAACTTACAAACCAGTTGAGTATCCGGCAGGCTATACTGCACAATTGAACGCAGTATATACAAGAGTAAATGACTGGGAGGGTAAGATGGATATTTATTTTACCTCAAAAGAAAAGAAACCCACACCGGTTGTAATAAATATTCATGGCGGCGGATGGAATCATGGAGAGAAAGAATCACAAACAGGCTTTAATACTTTTTTCAAAGAAGGGTTTGCTGTTGCAAATATTGAATATCGTTTAACGGGCCAGGCTACGGCACCTGCAGCAATTGAGGATACAAGATGTGCATTGATCTATTTAATTAAAAATGCAAAAGAATTAAATATTGATGTAAACAAAATTGTGATCATGGGTGGTAGTTCAGGAGGACATCTTGCATTAATGGGAGGTTTGTTGGGAAATGATCATCGTTTTGATACAAACTGCCCCGGTGTAGAAAATATCAAAGTAGCGGCTATAATAGATAAATATGGAATTACTGATGTGTGGGATTGGGGTTACGGTAAAATTCTTACCAGCAAATCTGCTATAACCTGGTTGGGTGCTAAAGCGAAGGATGAAACATTTGCAAGATCTGTTTCACCAATAAACTATATTACAAAAGACAGCCCACCTGTTTTTATTGTGCATGGCGATGCTGATCCTATAGTGCCTTACCAGCAATCAGTTGATCTCCATAAAAAATTAATGGATGCAGGTGTCAAGACAGAATTTATAACAGTGAAAGGAGGATTACATGGCAAGTTTGAACAAGAAAAAAACAGTGAGATCAATAAGGCGATTATCAGTTTCATAAAGAGTTTAAAAAATTTCGATTAA
- a CDS encoding sugar kinase has product MKKVLCFGELLLRLPPANAGEWLRQNTMPVFVGGAELNVATALAKWEIPVKYCTALPDNIISKDIADYLQQKNIDTSPVIYSGERIGLYYLKEGSDMKSGENVFDRKYSSFSTLATGIVDWDKIFDEVSWFHLSAIPPAVSASAAALCAEALEAASKKNITISLDLNHRSLLWKYGKEPIEVMPALVKYCNVVMGNVWSANSLLGIPFDASIHAVGTQAAYLKQATETARNIFEKFPRCNWVANTFRFDSSTESIRYYAALDTLKQQSVSPIFQTETVIEKVGSGDCFMAGLIYGIIKENAPKDIISFAAAAAFGKLQEKGDATNNSVDQIQNILKQHNEN; this is encoded by the coding sequence ATGAAAAAGGTTTTATGTTTTGGTGAATTGCTTTTACGATTGCCACCAGCAAACGCAGGGGAATGGCTTCGCCAGAATACAATGCCTGTTTTCGTTGGAGGTGCAGAATTGAATGTCGCCACGGCCCTGGCAAAATGGGAAATCCCGGTGAAATATTGTACAGCACTTCCTGATAACATTATTTCAAAAGATATTGCAGATTACCTTCAACAGAAAAATATAGATACATCCCCGGTTATATATTCGGGTGAACGAATAGGTTTGTATTACTTAAAAGAAGGATCGGATATGAAAAGTGGGGAAAATGTTTTTGATAGAAAATATTCTTCTTTTTCAACATTAGCGACAGGGATAGTTGATTGGGATAAAATATTTGACGAGGTTTCCTGGTTTCACCTGAGTGCAATTCCACCCGCAGTTAGTGCATCAGCAGCTGCACTATGTGCAGAAGCTTTAGAAGCTGCTTCAAAAAAAAATATTACTATTTCATTAGATCTTAATCACAGATCGCTATTGTGGAAATATGGTAAAGAACCGATTGAAGTAATGCCTGCGCTTGTTAAATATTGCAATGTCGTGATGGGGAATGTTTGGTCGGCCAATTCTTTATTGGGTATTCCTTTTGATGCATCTATTCATGCGGTCGGTACACAGGCAGCTTATTTGAAACAAGCTACCGAAACAGCCCGAAATATTTTTGAAAAATTCCCACGATGTAATTGGGTAGCCAATACTTTTCGTTTTGATAGCAGCACAGAAAGCATTCGTTATTATGCTGCATTAGATACTTTAAAACAACAATCAGTATCACCAATCTTCCAGACAGAAACAGTCATTGAAAAAGTAGGTAGTGGTGATTGTTTTATGGCAGGCTTAATTTATGGAATTATAAAAGAGAATGCTCCAAAGGATATCATCAGCTTTGCCGCAGCCGCTGCTTTTGGAAAATTGCAGGAAAAAGGAGATGCTACAAATAATAGTGTTGATCAAATTCAGAATATTTTAAAACAGCATAATGAAAATTAA